Proteins from one Rosa chinensis cultivar Old Blush chromosome 7, RchiOBHm-V2, whole genome shotgun sequence genomic window:
- the LOC121050645 gene encoding uncharacterized protein LOC121050645: MKKVDANPTTKSNIEKIGNFKVKGDQEEADKGVLKFVYDVSAEEKETIVDSKNFFTSRKTVWSLKPNGWVEDDIINLFSDYLFLGRFPSNRCCYFTTYFCQKMKSYNDRDMCGDSARAVSKGLGVQRFENGIPECEKLQTLDIIYHHVEFKVKNVVKKFSDFHVFKLAQCSKQEGGSDCGVYVIKHMQCYGYEWWHQFNSEEVRMDLTIELVRNKFNECWKWIKEAIKTRPPPICSTPKMAQRETKAESKKGTVKNPIVQPPHIRAQSKRGVASNVRHSR, encoded by the exons ATGAAGAAAGTTGATGCCAACCCCACGACCAAGAGTAACATAGAGAAGATTGGTAACTTCAAAGTTAAGGGAGATCAGGAGGAGGCTGACAAAGGAGTGCTCAAGTTTGTTTATGATGTGTCAGCTGAAGAGAAGGAGACCATTGTGGATAGTAAAAATTTCTTCACTAGTCGAAAAACAGTTTGGTCACTTAAACCTAACGGATGGGTTGAAGATGATATTATCAATTTGTTTAGTGACTATCTATTTCTAGGACGCTTCCCAAGCAATAGATGTTGTTACTTCACAACATACTTTTGTCAGAAGATGAAAAGTTATAATGACAGAGACATGTGTGGAGATTCGGCAAGGGCAGTTTCGAAGGGTTTGGGTGTACAGAGATTTGAGAATGGCATACCTGAGTGCGAGAAG TTGCAAACACTGGACATTATCTACCACCATGTGGAGTTCAAAGTCAAGAATGTTGTGAAGAAGTTTTCTGACTTCCATGTATTCAAGCTGGCTCAATGCTCGAAACAAGAGGGCGGTTCTGACTGTGGGGTGTATGTGATCAAACACATGCAATGTTATGGATATGAGTGGTGGCATCAG TTTAACTCAGAAGAGGTACGCATGGACTTAACCATTGAATTGGTAAGGAACAAATTCAATGAGTGCTGGAAATGGATTAAGGAAGCCATCAAAACTCGGCCACCACCAATATGTTCTACACCTAAGATGGCACAAAGGGAAACTAAAGCAGAATCGAAGAAAGGGACCGTGAAGAACCCAATCGTCCAACCACCTCACATTAGAGCTCAATCCAAGAGGGGTGTGGCATCAAATGTCCGTCATAGCAGATGA